The DNA region GTAGCTATAAACTTTGATTTAGATAAATACTTTTCTTGCGGATAATAAATAAATAAACAACTACCTTCTTTTATTTTAGAAATAATTGTTGAGTAATCTTTTTCTGGTAACGATGGGCAACCCCAGCTTCTACCTAATCTTCCATTTGATTTAATAAAATCAGGATTTGCGTAGTCAGCAGCATGTATAACTACTGCACGTTCTCTGGCTTTGCTGTTAGAATACTCTAATCCGTCCAAACGCAAAGAAAGACCATGTTTGCCATGGTATGTTTCAGCGGTTTTATAAAAACCAATACTTGTTTGATGGCTGTTTACCTTATTTGAGAATTTTTTGGCGAATTCTAAACCTGATTTTTCTCCGTGAGCTACAACACTTTTGTGTTCAATAGTTTGGGTTTCCATATTTATGATATAAAACCGCTCTGTATTGGCAGAAACACTCATGTCAATTATGGTTAAATACTTTGAATTATTTAATTCACCTTTGTTTTGTAATTGCACATAACCTTTTAACCCATGTTTAAAAGCATCAAAATCTAAGTCGTTATCATTGATTCTTTGGTAAATTTCTTCAGAATATGACGAAAAAGTACGCTCGGTGTTTGAAGGCTTTTTTTCTGATTCGTTAAAGGTCGATGTTGGTGTTTTTCCTGCGTAGATTGGAAAAATTAAGATAAAACTGATAGTTAAAGTAAGTATTTTTTTATACATATAAATTAGTTTCTTTGGTAATTAAACATTCTAAGTGGTATTTTTCCTACCTACAATGCTAATTTTTTTCAAATCTTTTTTAATAATAATTGGGTTGAAAAAAATCAATTAAAAAAAACTTAATTCACAGCAACAAAAAATAATAACAATTTTATGTCAATTTTATTGCATTTAAAAAAAGAAAAAATAGATAATCTATTTTTTCTTAGTGGTTTTGTCGGCGTATTTTTGCTTGTTCAATTCGTCTTGTAACTCTCTTCTTAATTTTTGTTCACGTTCTATAGAGCGTTGTCTGTGCCCTTCATATTCTTCTTCAATTTCGGCTTTGGCCTTTTTTGCCTCAACAGTAATACTATTACTACGTTTAAATTTACCTATAAAAAACAATAGTAAACCAGTTAAAGCTGCAATTATAGACCATAATATGGTATTATAACCCGCTTTGCTCATCGGAAGTCCAAGAAGTTTTATACTATCTTTTTCTTCGGTAACTGCTGTTAAATTTCCCTTAGTTGCTTCTAGTTTAACATTTAAAGAATCTATGTTGGCTTTTTGACTACTTACTACATTTTGACTTTCTAAATAAATTTTTCTAGCTTGTTTTAGAGAATCCGCAACATTGTCTCTAAACTTAAATAAATTATTAAGCTTTATAGATCTGTAAACTTGCCCAGTTCTGGGATCTGTCCATTTAGCTGATTTTTTATATAAATAATCGAACTGACTTTCAATAGTTCCACTATTTAAGGAACCTTTTTCTTCCTCTTTTTGGGCAAAAACAGTAGCTGTTACCGCGACGCAAAGGAGAAATGTGATTAGAATTTTGGCGAATTTCATTTATTTTAATTTAGAGTTGTATAATTCAGCGTTCAAAAGTAAATAATTACTTCTAAACATGAAAGTTAAAGCATAAAAAAAGTAGAGACTGTTAATATAATTTATTGTATTTCGATGGATTAACCTCATTCATAATATTGTAAAGACCTTCAAAAATATCTTCAATTGAAGGTTTTGAAAAGTAGTCGCCGTCGGTGCCATAGGCAGGCCTATGACTTTTGGCCGTAATAGTTAAAGGTTTGCTATCTAAAAATTGATAAGCATTTTGTTTGTTTATAATCTGATCTAAAAGATATGCAGAAGCCGCACCAGGCACATCTTCATCAATAACAACTAATCTGTTTGTTTTTTCTATACTTTTAACAACTTGGTTGTCAATATCAAATGGTAATAATGTCTGGGCATCGATAATTTCTATATCAATTTCTGCTTTAAGCAACTCTTTTGAGGCTTCCTCTACTAATTTTAACGTAGATCCATAAGAGACCACAGTAATATCTACACCTTCTTTTATGATCTCTACCACACCTATCGGCGTAGTAAATTCACCTAAATTGGACGGTAAATCTTCCTTTAGCCTGTAGCCATTTAAATTTTCAACAATTAAAGCGGGTTCATCACTTTTTAGGAGTGTATTATAAAAACCTGCAGCTTTGGTCATATTTCTTGGTGTTAAAATATAAACACCTCTTAAAAGGTGGATAACCGCTCCCATGTGCGAACCAGAATGCCAAATTCCCTCCAACCGATGTCCTCTTGTTCTTATAATTAACGGAGCTTTTTGTCTGCCAAAAGTTCTGTAACGAAGTGTTGCCAAATCATCACTTAAAATTTGTAATCCGTATAGTAAATAATCGAGGTATTGAATTTCTGCAATAGGTCTTAACCCTCTCATAGCCATTCCAATGCCTTGCCCCATAATACTTGCTTCTCTAATACCTGTATCAGCTACTCTTAATTCACCATATTTTTGCTGTAAACCCTCTAAGCCTTGATTTACATCACCAATTTTACCTGCATCTTCTCCAAAAATAAGCAGAGATTCATGTTGTGATAAAAGAGCATCAAAATTATCTCTTAAAATAATTCTGGCATCAACAATTTCAGCTTCTTCAGGATAAGTTGGTTTAACTTCTTTTACCGAAGTGGCCGCATTTTCGTTTTCACTGTAAAGATGTGCACTGTAATTTTGATGTTGTTCTTTATCAAAATTTTTAATCCATTTAATTAATAAATCTTTTTCTTTGCTATTTTCATTCCGAACATACACCAAGCACCTTCTTGCAGTTGATAGCACATCCTTTTTTAATGGATCTTTTATGGCTTCTAAATCGTTTTTTAGCTTTAATATAAATGGTTTGTTATTGCTCTTTTGTGCTAAATTAACGAGTAACGATACAACTTCTTTTTGTGCATGAACTATATCTTGTAAGTAAGTATTCCAAGCTAACCTTTTAGCAGCACTAACCTCTCTTTTAGCATCTTTTGCTATAGTTATGAGTTCTTCTTCATTTTCAAAAACTTCAATAATCCATTCTTTCATTTTAGCATTACAGTCATGAGCTGTTTCCCACTCCAAACGCTCAGTGGTTTTGTATCTTTCGTGCGAACCTGAAGTTGAATGTCCTTGAGGCTGCGTTAGCTCTTTTACATGAATTAAAACAGGAACATGGTTTTTTCTGGCAATGGTTGAAGCTTCATTATAAACATCTATCAGCTTTGAGTAATCCCATCCGTTGACGGTGAAAATTTCATAACCATCTACATCATCGGTACGCTGAAAACCTTCTAATACTTCTGAAATACTTTCTTTTGTAGTATGATGCTTGGCGTGAACAGAAATGCCGTATTCATCATCCCAAATACTAATAACCATTGGTACTTGCAAAACTCCAGCAGCATTAAAAGTTTCAAAAAAATGCCCTTCAGAAGTACTGGCATTTCCTATTGTGCCCCAAGCTATTTCGTTACCGTTATTAGAAAAAGTAGTATGTTTTTTCAGCTTAGGAATCTCTCTGTACATTTTAGAGGCTTGAGCCAAGCCTAACAAACGAGGCATTTGCCCAGCAGTAGGGGAAATATCTGCACTAATGTTTTTTTGTTGCATTTGGTTTTTCCAAGTGCCGTCTTCGTTAAGGGTATGTGTAGTAAAATGCCCGCCCATTTGTCTTCCAGCGGAATAAGGTTCAGCAACTATATCGGTATGGGCATATAATCCCGCAAAAAACTGTTCAGGGGTTAATTCGCCAATAGCCATCATAAAGGTTTGGTCACGGTAATAGCCAGAACGCCAATCACCATTTTTAAACGCTTTTGCCATTGCCAGTTGAGGCACTTCTTTTCCATCACCAAAAATTCCGAATTTTGCTTTACCCGTTAAGACTTCTCTTCTTCCTAAAAGACTACACTCCCTACTAATAACAGCAATTTTATAGTCTTCAAGAATTTCTTTTTTAAATTCTTCAAACGATAATTTATGCTCTGATGTTATTGTTTTTTCTGACATATATTGCTTTTACGGAAGTTCTGCAAAAGTACGATTTTTAGAAAAGAAAATCAAAAAAATTGACAGTTCATTTTTGGCTGAGTCAAATACTATTCACGGAAAATTGAAAAGGAAACTGGGAGGTAAATATTGCCTAATTTGGTGCATATAAATAAGAATTAACTTATTAAAGCCTCCTCAAGGGCATTACCAAACAAGTCCTCCAAACTAATTCCAGCTTCTTGGGCTTGCATGGGTAATAAACTCTCGGAGGTTAACCCAGGTACTGTATTTATTTCTATAAAATGAGGTTCATCTCCAATAAAAATATATTCGGCTCTGGAAAAGCCCTTCATGTTTAATATTTTATAAACTTGGGCAGCAACTGCATTCAGATTTTGTAGTTTCTTTTCAGAAATTCTGGCAGGTGTAATTTCTTTGCTTTTCCCTAAATATTTGGCTTCGTAATCAAAAAAGTCATTTTCAGAAACAATTTCAGTAGGCGGCAGTACTTTTACTTTTCCTTCGTATTCAATAACACCAATAGAAACCTCAGTACCGTCCAAAAACGATTCAATAAGTATTTCGGTATCTTCTTTAAAAGCTGTTTCTAAAGCAGCAGCTAACTGTTCTTTTTTAGAAACTTTAGAAATTCCGAAACTAGAACCCGCATTATTAGGTTTTACAAAACAGGGCAAACCTACTTTTTCAAATATGGCATCTTCATCAATAGTATCACCTTGGTTCAAATAAACGGAAGTAGCTGTTTTAAC from Aureibaculum sp. 2308TA14-22 includes:
- a CDS encoding D-alanine--D-alanine ligase encodes the protein MKNIAIIMGGYSSEVNISLKSGNVVFSHLNREKYKPYRVHILKEKWVVLDDNANEYPINKHDFSTEINGTTITFDCVFNAIHGNPGENGVILAYFQLLGIKHTSAPFYQMALTFNKRDTLSVVKAYGVKTATSVYLNQGDTIDEDAIFEKVGLPCFVKPNNAGSSFGISKVSKKEQLAAALETAFKEDTEILIESFLDGTEVSIGVIEYEGKVKVLPPTEIVSENDFFDYEAKYLGKSKEITPARISEKKLQNLNAVAAQVYKILNMKGFSRAEYIFIGDEPHFIEINTVPGLTSESLLPMQAQEAGISLEDLFGNALEEALIS
- a CDS encoding tRNA (guanine-N1)-methyltransferase; this translates as MKFAKILITFLLCVAVTATVFAQKEEEKGSLNSGTIESQFDYLYKKSAKWTDPRTGQVYRSIKLNNLFKFRDNVADSLKQARKIYLESQNVVSSQKANIDSLNVKLEATKGNLTAVTEEKDSIKLLGLPMSKAGYNTILWSIIAALTGLLLFFIGKFKRSNSITVEAKKAKAEIEEEYEGHRQRSIEREQKLRRELQDELNKQKYADKTTKKK
- a CDS encoding alpha-ketoacid dehydrogenase subunit alpha/beta; this encodes MSEKTITSEHKLSFEEFKKEILEDYKIAVISRECSLLGRREVLTGKAKFGIFGDGKEVPQLAMAKAFKNGDWRSGYYRDQTFMMAIGELTPEQFFAGLYAHTDIVAEPYSAGRQMGGHFTTHTLNEDGTWKNQMQQKNISADISPTAGQMPRLLGLAQASKMYREIPKLKKHTTFSNNGNEIAWGTIGNASTSEGHFFETFNAAGVLQVPMVISIWDDEYGISVHAKHHTTKESISEVLEGFQRTDDVDGYEIFTVNGWDYSKLIDVYNEASTIARKNHVPVLIHVKELTQPQGHSTSGSHERYKTTERLEWETAHDCNAKMKEWIIEVFENEEELITIAKDAKREVSAAKRLAWNTYLQDIVHAQKEVVSLLVNLAQKSNNKPFILKLKNDLEAIKDPLKKDVLSTARRCLVYVRNENSKEKDLLIKWIKNFDKEQHQNYSAHLYSENENAATSVKEVKPTYPEEAEIVDARIILRDNFDALLSQHESLLIFGEDAGKIGDVNQGLEGLQQKYGELRVADTGIREASIMGQGIGMAMRGLRPIAEIQYLDYLLYGLQILSDDLATLRYRTFGRQKAPLIIRTRGHRLEGIWHSGSHMGAVIHLLRGVYILTPRNMTKAAGFYNTLLKSDEPALIVENLNGYRLKEDLPSNLGEFTTPIGVVEIIKEGVDITVVSYGSTLKLVEEASKELLKAEIDIEIIDAQTLLPFDIDNQVVKSIEKTNRLVVIDEDVPGAASAYLLDQIINKQNAYQFLDSKPLTITAKSHRPAYGTDGDYFSKPSIEDIFEGLYNIMNEVNPSKYNKLY
- a CDS encoding murein L,D-transpeptidase catalytic domain family protein, which produces MYKKILTLTISFILIFPIYAGKTPTSTFNESEKKPSNTERTFSSYSEEIYQRINDNDLDFDAFKHGLKGYVQLQNKGELNNSKYLTIIDMSVSANTERFYIINMETQTIEHKSVVAHGEKSGLEFAKKFSNKVNSHQTSIGFYKTAETYHGKHGLSLRLDGLEYSNSKARERAVVIHAADYANPDFIKSNGRLGRSWGCPSLPEKDYSTIISKIKEGSCLFIYYPQEKYLSKSKFIATDNLLASNK